From a region of the Pseudanabaena sp. ABRG5-3 genome:
- a CDS encoding Rab family GTPase, translating into MNSSPKVISQKMCLVGDFGVGKTSLIRQFVDRQFSDKYLSTVGVKISRKLVSITNSIANTTEDDLKQLQLIVWDIEGSTRFQGIAPSYLQGAKGALIVGDVTRQASMQSLKGHVQLFQSINPHSHVIIALNKVDLITVHEKEILFQSIPTEFAELKVLVKATSAKTGEGVDEIFQTLAYQMLMLE; encoded by the coding sequence ATGAATTCTTCACCAAAAGTAATTTCTCAAAAAATGTGTCTTGTTGGCGATTTCGGCGTTGGCAAAACTAGCTTGATCCGTCAATTTGTAGATCGTCAATTTAGTGATAAGTATCTATCAACAGTCGGGGTGAAAATCTCCCGTAAACTCGTATCTATTACAAATTCAATTGCAAATACCACCGAGGATGATTTAAAACAATTGCAACTAATTGTTTGGGATATTGAAGGAAGTACGCGCTTTCAAGGAATTGCTCCTAGCTATCTCCAAGGAGCTAAAGGGGCATTAATTGTTGGCGACGTTACGAGGCAAGCAAGTATGCAGAGCCTGAAAGGACATGTCCAACTTTTTCAATCAATTAATCCCCATTCCCATGTCATCATTGCTTTGAATAAGGTCGATTTAATTACAGTCCATGAAAAAGAGATTCTATTTCAATCTATTCCTACGGAATTTGCCGAACTTAAAGTATTAGTGAAAGCGACATCAGCGAAGACAGGGGAAGGTGTTGATGAGATATTTCAAACACTAGCATATCAGATGCTAATGCTAGAATAA
- a CDS encoding BON domain-containing protein: protein MSERNGNINDNSLSDVEKFFLLLSELNIIESQKTRNSENQNQSLVLQSEYEEQVADYEYNSSFVDISPEYEEPKNKSRLVDLDLSQESLDEPLEMRSPSGYPFPSLLDELPFLKNIQPIEYNDIDNRSNTVRNNGNGTASQARESLPLGQAEESETINLIHDLLLGGGLTLDQTQANLPTENELNELRVGKSQANLPIQSAVQPQKLDSINQQSSQKNNQKNTSSYTSASTSLEDDQALHLLQDILVVPEIEDLRSFKVSVEQKLGIVESQVNNPALMDKIEGLESLIQNASLGLSNLGSRLTEIDNENDNIPTEIAGVRERVAQLENRINEPDELVQLLLPVIADILSLKVTESRESMCQAIMPIIAEVIFERSQLDRVAMSHAISDILPSAISEHIHSSPEGIAKAIAPEMGAAIREQIRLDRDAIIDAIAPEMGSAIKRQIALERDSMVDALYPVIGNTIAKYFAEAIRSINEKVEQTFSVGGLQRKLRAKIQGVSEAELILKESVPFEVQAIFLIHNLSGLVMVDIQQSDLNTLIEPLDSDMLAGMLTAIRSFANECMSRSSEEKAEIDAINYSGSQILLEVAGYCYLAVIIRGEPDSEFVTKIRDVFGQIVQVYGDRLKQFDGDPSIVPFKVHLELKTLMEVEKTQPKKSSKALIFLGLALFALVFVPMGIYQYQSQRDRQIEAKVLEAFASTPELAVYRLNVAANGQQLKLSGKLPNQNLRDRALQVANEVTKTEIAIANINNNIYTVNIPPDPILVAAEVQRLTKVLNYTQGVNIATQFNNGQLTITGQVEQPSMIPKITQTFTKIAGITAVTNATILIVPKLSTRIYFPFGVTILQPSELEKLIEVKAFLDMYPDYSLKISAKSDNIGDRTVNYQLGVKRTQALRDALLQKGINANRLHISGIIEPSIQQPSDQIARWVEFEPTLK from the coding sequence ATGTCAGAGAGAAATGGAAATATCAATGATAATTCTCTCAGCGACGTTGAGAAGTTTTTCCTTCTGCTCTCCGAACTCAATATTATTGAATCCCAAAAGACTCGAAACTCTGAGAATCAAAATCAGTCACTGGTTTTGCAATCAGAATATGAAGAACAGGTTGCCGACTATGAGTATAACTCTAGCTTTGTAGATATTAGCCCTGAGTATGAAGAGCCAAAAAACAAATCTAGATTGGTAGATCTAGATTTGTCTCAAGAATCTCTAGATGAACCTTTAGAAATGCGATCGCCTTCAGGTTATCCATTCCCTAGTCTTCTTGATGAGTTACCTTTTCTAAAGAATATCCAACCCATTGAATATAATGACATTGACAATCGTTCTAATACAGTTCGGAATAATGGTAATGGAACTGCCTCACAAGCTAGAGAATCTTTGCCACTAGGACAAGCAGAAGAAAGTGAGACTATCAATCTTATTCATGATCTCCTCTTAGGTGGTGGACTAACACTTGATCAAACTCAAGCTAATTTGCCAACAGAGAATGAATTAAATGAATTAAGGGTTGGTAAATCTCAAGCTAATTTGCCAATACAGTCAGCAGTTCAACCACAAAAACTAGATAGCATTAATCAACAAAGCAGTCAAAAAAACAATCAAAAAAATACATCTTCCTATACTTCTGCATCAACTTCCTTAGAAGATGATCAGGCCTTACATCTTCTCCAAGATATTCTGGTTGTACCAGAGATCGAAGACCTCAGAAGTTTCAAAGTTTCTGTCGAACAAAAACTCGGGATTGTTGAAAGTCAGGTTAATAATCCTGCCTTAATGGATAAAATTGAGGGATTAGAGAGCTTAATTCAAAATGCTTCTCTTGGTCTGAGTAATCTTGGTTCACGACTTACAGAAATTGACAATGAGAATGATAATATCCCTACCGAAATTGCTGGTGTCAGAGAGCGAGTTGCTCAATTAGAAAATCGAATTAATGAACCAGATGAACTAGTACAACTTTTGCTCCCAGTGATTGCGGATATCCTTAGTCTGAAGGTGACAGAATCTAGAGAATCAATGTGTCAAGCGATCATGCCGATTATTGCGGAAGTTATCTTTGAGCGATCGCAACTAGATCGAGTTGCCATGAGTCATGCGATTTCTGATATTTTGCCAAGTGCCATTAGTGAGCATATTCACAGTAGCCCTGAAGGGATTGCGAAGGCGATCGCCCCAGAGATGGGAGCCGCTATTCGTGAACAAATTCGTCTAGATCGGGATGCAATTATTGATGCCATTGCCCCAGAGATGGGTTCCGCAATCAAACGCCAAATTGCCCTTGAACGCGATTCAATGGTAGATGCTCTTTATCCAGTAATTGGCAATACGATCGCCAAATATTTTGCTGAAGCTATTCGATCTATTAATGAAAAAGTAGAGCAAACCTTTAGTGTCGGAGGCTTACAGCGTAAATTGCGAGCCAAAATTCAGGGTGTTTCAGAAGCAGAGTTGATTCTCAAAGAATCAGTTCCCTTTGAGGTGCAAGCGATATTTTTGATTCATAATCTTTCGGGATTAGTGATGGTTGATATTCAACAGAGTGATCTGAATACCCTGATCGAACCGCTTGACTCAGATATGTTAGCGGGGATGCTAACCGCGATTCGGAGCTTTGCCAACGAATGTATGTCACGATCATCAGAAGAAAAAGCTGAGATTGATGCAATTAACTATAGTGGCTCCCAAATTTTATTAGAAGTCGCTGGCTATTGCTATCTCGCAGTCATCATTCGTGGGGAGCCAGACTCCGAATTTGTGACGAAAATTCGCGATGTATTTGGTCAAATTGTCCAAGTCTATGGCGATCGCCTTAAACAATTTGATGGTGATCCCAGTATAGTTCCCTTTAAAGTTCATCTCGAACTGAAGACTTTGATGGAAGTAGAAAAGACTCAGCCTAAAAAATCATCAAAAGCTCTGATTTTTCTGGGTTTAGCCCTGTTTGCCTTAGTTTTTGTGCCAATGGGAATTTATCAATATCAATCCCAGCGCGATCGCCAAATCGAAGCCAAAGTTTTAGAAGCCTTTGCAAGTACGCCAGAACTTGCGGTCTATCGCCTCAATGTTGCTGCTAATGGTCAACAACTCAAACTCTCAGGTAAATTACCCAATCAAAATTTACGCGATCGCGCCCTTCAAGTTGCCAATGAAGTAACCAAAACGGAAATAGCGATCGCCAACATTAACAACAATATCTATACAGTTAATATCCCACCAGATCCCATACTCGTTGCGGCAGAAGTCCAACGACTTACTAAAGTGCTTAACTATACCCAAGGGGTCAATATTGCTACACAGTTCAATAATGGGCAATTGACGATTACAGGGCAAGTCGAGCAACCTAGCATGATCCCTAAAATCACTCAAACTTTCACCAAAATCGCGGGAATTACTGCTGTGACTAATGCCACGATACTCATAGTGCCAAAGCTATCGACTCGTATTTACTTCCCTTTTGGTGTAACCATCCTCCAACCATCAGAGTTAGAAAAATTAATAGAAGTTAAGGCTTTTCTGGATATGTATCCTGACTACAGCCTCAAAATTTCTGCCAAAAGTGACAATATTGGCGATCGCACAGTGAACTATCAACTAGGGGTAAAGCGTACTCAGGCATTACGTGATGCTCTACTACAGAAGGGCATCAATGCAAATCGGTTACATATTTCTGGGATAATAGAACCATCTATTCAGCAACCTTCTGACCAAATAGCAAGATGGGTAGAGTTTGAACCTACGCTAAAATAA